A region of Moorena producens PAL-8-15-08-1 DNA encodes the following proteins:
- the ntrB gene encoding nitrate ABC transporter permease: protein MTSIPKNVSNKKQQITIFENENFRALLLFIVSLGIFLLFWELGAKMKIFAKGMPTASLTIKELWYWVTHPFYDNGPNDLGIGWNLLISLRRVAIGYTLASIIAVPLGILVGISKIAFKAFNPYFQLLKPVSPLAWLPLGLYIFRNSEMTGIFIITIASIWPTLTNTAFGVANVNPDYLDVSKILGASKWRTIFKVIIPAALPNIISGLRISMGISWLVIVAAEMLLGTGLGYFIWNEWNNLYIPNILVAIFIIGIVGIVLDQIFAYFEKLVSFGKNSS, encoded by the coding sequence ATGACATCAATACCCAAAAACGTAAGTAACAAAAAACAACAAATCACAATCTTTGAAAATGAAAACTTCAGAGCTTTGTTGCTATTTATCGTTTCCCTAGGCATATTTTTACTGTTTTGGGAATTAGGGGCAAAGATGAAGATTTTTGCTAAGGGTATGCCCACTGCTTCCCTAACTATTAAGGAATTATGGTATTGGGTAACCCATCCATTTTATGACAATGGACCTAATGATTTGGGTATTGGTTGGAATTTGTTAATTAGCCTGCGGAGAGTAGCCATTGGCTACACGTTAGCGTCAATCATTGCTGTGCCTTTGGGAATATTGGTAGGTATTTCCAAAATTGCCTTTAAAGCCTTTAACCCCTACTTCCAGCTTCTTAAACCGGTTTCTCCCCTGGCTTGGTTACCTTTGGGGCTTTATATATTCCGAAACTCAGAGATGACAGGGATTTTCATTATTACCATTGCTAGTATTTGGCCAACCCTAACTAACACAGCGTTTGGTGTGGCCAATGTTAACCCAGATTACCTTGATGTTTCTAAAATTCTGGGCGCTTCTAAATGGCGCACGATTTTTAAGGTGATTATTCCCGCTGCCCTACCTAACATCATCTCTGGTTTGAGAATTAGTATGGGGATTTCTTGGTTGGTGATTGTGGCAGCAGAAATGCTATTGGGTACGGGTTTAGGTTACTTCATTTGGAATGAGTGGAATAACCTTTACATACCCAATATTCTGGTGGCCATTTTTATTATTGGGATTGTGGGTATTGTCCTTGATCAAATATTTGCCTATTTTGAAAAACTGGTTTCTTTCGGTAAAAACTCCTCGTAA